A single region of the Chryseobacterium culicis genome encodes:
- a CDS encoding acyl carrier protein — MSDIASRVKAIIADKLDVEETEVTPEASFTNDLGADSLDTVELIMEFEKEFNIQIPDDQAEKITTVGHAIAYIEEVVNK, encoded by the coding sequence ATGTCAGACATTGCATCAAGAGTAAAAGCTATCATCGCTGATAAGCTTGACGTTGAAGAAACAGAAGTAACTCCTGAAGCTAGCTTCACTAACGATTTAGGAGCTGATTCACTAGATACAGTTGAGTTAATCATGGAATTTGAAAAAGAATTTAATATTCAGATCCCTGATGACCAAGCTGAAAAAATTACTACTGTAGGACACGCTATCGCTTACATCGAAGAAGTAGTAAATAAATAA
- the gwsG gene encoding grasp-with-spasm system ATP-grasp peptide maturase, whose amino-acid sequence MKKTILILSQKSDISTNRVIDYLIASQKDFYRVNVDSDRLVDVRLDFEEGEVTKFILYFENKAPLDLNDVYSCWYRRGGIPMFPLPEMKDIYELFKSEKISLKSREHLYAESRELHEYIHWYLETHIEKTIGSQSSAHINKLKQLTVANSCGLPIPETKILTNFKNTSKATLITKSIQDILHAQDDINRYMYFTEDVPADDINDSIQFYPSLFQHKIEKEYEIRIFYLHGTCYSMAIFSQADAKTQTDFRKYNFDKPNRNVPYKLPVDVEEKIVSFMHKINLNCGSLDLIYTKGQYYFLEVNPVGQFGAVSQACSYNLESKIAEYLSN is encoded by the coding sequence TTGAAAAAAACTATTTTAATATTAAGTCAGAAATCTGATATCTCTACCAATAGAGTGATTGATTATCTGATCGCTTCCCAAAAAGACTTTTACAGGGTAAATGTAGATTCTGACAGGCTTGTTGATGTGCGCTTAGATTTTGAAGAAGGAGAGGTTACAAAATTCATACTTTATTTTGAAAACAAAGCACCTCTGGATTTAAATGATGTTTATTCATGCTGGTATAGGAGAGGAGGCATTCCCATGTTTCCTTTACCGGAAATGAAAGATATATACGAGCTATTTAAAAGTGAAAAGATATCGCTTAAATCAAGAGAACATCTGTACGCAGAGTCCCGTGAATTACATGAATATATCCATTGGTATCTGGAGACCCATATTGAGAAGACTATTGGAAGCCAGTCAAGCGCCCATATCAATAAACTGAAACAGCTTACCGTTGCGAATAGTTGCGGACTGCCAATACCTGAAACTAAGATTTTAACAAATTTTAAAAATACTTCCAAAGCCACACTTATCACAAAAAGTATCCAAGACATTCTTCATGCTCAGGATGACATAAACAGATATATGTATTTTACTGAAGATGTTCCTGCGGATGATATCAATGATTCTATCCAATTTTATCCTAGTTTATTCCAGCATAAGATTGAAAAAGAATATGAAATTAGAATTTTTTATCTCCACGGAACTTGTTATAGCATGGCTATTTTTAGTCAGGCAGATGCTAAGACTCAAACTGATTTCAGAAAATATAATTTTGATAAACCTAACCGGAATGTTCCCTACAAATTACCCGTTGATGTTGAAGAAAAAATAGTTTCATTCATGCATAAGATTAATTTGAATTGTGGTTCACTGGATTTAATATATACAAAGGGACAATATTATTTTTTAGAAGTAAATCCTGTGGGGCAGTTTGGGGCGGTTTCCCAAGCGTGTTCATACAATCTTGAATCAAAAATAGCAGAATATCTATCTAACTAA
- the fabF gene encoding beta-ketoacyl-ACP synthase II, with the protein MELKRVVVTGFGAITPIGNNAKEYWENLVKGESGAAPITLFDATNFKTKFACEVKNFDPLQHFDKKEAKKMDRNTQLGLVAAREAVAHSGIIEGNVDKNRVGVIWGSGIGGLETFETEVLGWANTEIPRFNPFFIPKMIADITPGHISIEYGFHGPNYTTVSACASSANAIIDSKMLIQLGKADVIVCGGSEAAVTASGVGGFNAMMALSTRNDDPKTASRPFDKDRDGFVLGEGAGCIVLEEYEHAVKRGATIYAELLGGGLSADAHHMTAPHPEGLGAYLVMKSCLEDAGLTADEVDHINMHGTSTPLGDIAESNAISRLLGEHAYDIQINSTKSMTGHLLGAAGVIEAIAALGTIIHGTVPPTINHFTDDENIDSRLNFTFNTAVKKDVKVAMSNTFGFGGHNACVLFKKI; encoded by the coding sequence ATGGAATTAAAAAGAGTAGTTGTAACCGGATTTGGAGCAATAACGCCAATAGGAAATAATGCAAAAGAATACTGGGAAAATCTTGTGAAAGGTGAGAGCGGTGCCGCTCCGATTACTCTTTTTGATGCCACAAACTTTAAAACAAAGTTCGCTTGCGAGGTGAAAAATTTCGATCCGTTACAGCATTTCGATAAGAAAGAGGCTAAAAAAATGGACCGAAATACTCAATTGGGACTTGTTGCTGCAAGAGAAGCAGTAGCGCATTCCGGAATTATTGAAGGCAATGTAGATAAAAACAGAGTTGGTGTAATCTGGGGATCCGGAATCGGAGGATTAGAGACTTTTGAAACTGAAGTGTTAGGATGGGCCAATACGGAAATTCCGAGATTTAACCCTTTCTTTATCCCAAAAATGATTGCGGATATCACTCCTGGACATATCTCGATTGAATACGGTTTCCACGGACCTAACTACACAACTGTATCTGCATGTGCATCTTCAGCAAATGCTATAATTGATTCCAAAATGCTGATCCAGTTAGGAAAAGCAGACGTTATTGTGTGCGGAGGCTCTGAAGCTGCCGTTACAGCAAGTGGTGTCGGTGGATTCAACGCAATGATGGCACTTTCTACAAGAAATGATGACCCTAAAACTGCTTCAAGACCTTTTGATAAAGACAGAGATGGATTTGTATTGGGTGAAGGAGCCGGTTGTATCGTTCTTGAAGAATATGAGCACGCTGTAAAACGTGGTGCTACAATTTATGCAGAATTATTAGGAGGTGGTTTAAGTGCTGATGCACATCACATGACCGCTCCGCATCCTGAAGGCCTTGGTGCTTATCTGGTAATGAAGAGCTGCCTGGAAGATGCAGGTTTAACTGCTGATGAAGTAGATCATATCAATATGCATGGTACTTCTACTCCATTAGGAGACATCGCAGAATCCAATGCTATCTCAAGATTATTAGGCGAGCATGCTTATGACATTCAGATTAATTCTACAAAATCAATGACCGGACACCTTTTAGGGGCTGCCGGGGTTATTGAAGCTATCGCTGCATTGGGAACTATTATTCATGGTACTGTTCCTCCTACCATCAACCATTTTACTGATGATGAAAACATTGACAGCAGACTAAACTTTACGTTTAATACAGCTGTGAAGAAAGATGTAAAAGTAGCCATGAGCAATACTTTTGGATTTGGCGGGCATAACGCTTGCGTTCTATTTAAGAAAATCTAA